The following coding sequences lie in one Drosophila bipectinata strain 14024-0381.07 chromosome XR, DbipHiC1v2, whole genome shotgun sequence genomic window:
- the LOC138927784 gene encoding uncharacterized protein has translation MAVSGIGDTGYATDEFSVYVLLRSHCSEYSALVNAVIAANITDLQPTFSLDVSTVRTMHQLAEDEQLRFPKGDEILRRDFYVDDLLSESDSIDEAFNIMQQTSGIFAKGQFQLRKWCSNVADVLDKVPEEDRESFLRFDDGSNFTKTLCLALDLATDHLLFSFEGIQSTFKPTRRIVLSSVAWFNDPLGLVGPVIAKAKIFLQKLCREKLSWDESLPQVFLKHCDWDMICSSFVSAQYTEFPKWALRSKSEVEIHGFCGASIEAYLACVYVVSKGSGSASYLFCSKSRVTPLKTVTVPKLELSGAELLARLMSEVAQLNIYVGRYFCWCDCAVALSCIREEPSRFIVFVANRVSNIQKLSREMEWRCSSNEFIENKLWCHGPPVLIGSQEEWPTAVLSERSTLELRARVLFIQSPYVGITAVSKYATLFFTRVHFWEDIKALQNGKEIAVSSALASTSPFMNKFR, from the exons atggcggtgtctggtattggcgaTACCGGCTATGCGACAGATGAATTCTCTGTTTATGTTCTCCTGCGTTCCCACTGCTCCGaatactcggccctggttaacgccgtcatcgccgccaatatcacggacctgcagcctaccTTCAGcttggatgtctcca cagttcggacaatgcatcagttggcagaggaTGAACAATTAAGGTTTCCAAAAGGGgacgaaattctgcgtcgcgacttttatgtggatgatctacTTTCCGAaagcgactctatagatgaagctttTAACAtcatgcagcaaacatccgggATCTTTGCTAAAGGCCAATTTCAgctaaggaagtggtgctccaatgttgctgacgtgctggataaggtgcctgaagaagatcgggagtctttcctaaggtTCGATGATGGCAGCAATTTTACAAAGACTTTGTGTCTTGCTTTGGATCTTGCAACTGACCACTTGCTCTTTTcatttgaagggattcagtcaacctttaagcccactaggcgaatcgttctttcttcagtcgcttgGTTTAATGACCCATTAGGCCTTGTCGGTCCTGTAATTGCAAAGGCGAAGATCTTCCTCcagaagctgtgccgtgagaagttgtcctgggatgaaagtcttcctcaagtcttcctcaagcacTGCGACTGggatatgatttgtagcagctttgttagTGCGCAGTACACCGAATTCCCTAAATGGGCGCTAagatcgaaatccgaggtggagatccatggattctgtggcGCCAGCATTGAGGCATATTTGGCTTGCGTctatgtcgtgtccaagggctcaggatctgcaagctatttattCTGCTCAAAGTCCCGAGTTACTCctttaaagactgttacggtaccgaagctggagttatcgggggccgagttgttggctcgacttatgtcggaagtagcaCAGTTGAACATCTACGTTGGAAgatatttttgctggtgcgattgtGCTGTGGCTCTATCTTGTATTCgcgaagaaccctctcggtttattgttttcgtcgccaatcgggTTTCGAACATTCAGAAACTatctagagaaatggagtggcggtgcTCTTCCAATGAATTTATTGAGAATAAGTTGTGGTGTCACGGTCCTCCGGTTCTTATTGGATCCCAAGAGgagtggccaaccgcggtcttATCTGAGAGATCGACCCTGGAGTTACGCGCAAGGGTCTTgttcattcagtctccgtacgtgggtataacagcggtttctaagtacgctacTTTGTTTTTCACG CGTGTTCATTTTTGGGAAGacataaaggctcttcaaaatggaaaggaGATAGCGGTATCAAGTGCCCTGGCCTCAACCTCTCCCTTCATGAATAAATTTAGGTAG